One region of Salinibacter grassmerensis genomic DNA includes:
- a CDS encoding DUF4442 domain-containing protein, with the protein MAALNPFVRIADRYGETPSHLRPPLVTQAVGEVIPFVDTAGCFVEVYTPRRVAVRLDNNERLQNHLGGLHAAALGLLAETATGLVVALNVPDGSSPLLRTMDISFENFARESVQAEATLTDDETGQIRSRPLGQIAVDVTLTAPEEDVTLVAGTLTWAWVPAERLAEEGER; encoded by the coding sequence ATGGCAGCCCTCAATCCGTTTGTTCGAATTGCCGATCGATACGGCGAGACCCCATCCCACCTGCGGCCTCCCCTCGTCACTCAGGCGGTGGGGGAGGTGATCCCGTTCGTCGACACCGCCGGGTGCTTCGTCGAGGTGTACACCCCGCGTCGGGTCGCCGTCCGCCTCGACAACAACGAGCGCCTCCAAAATCACCTCGGCGGCCTCCACGCCGCGGCCCTCGGCCTCCTGGCCGAAACCGCGACCGGGCTCGTCGTAGCCCTCAACGTGCCGGACGGCTCCTCGCCCCTGCTGCGCACGATGGACATATCGTTCGAGAACTTCGCGCGGGAGTCCGTCCAGGCGGAGGCGACCCTCACCGACGACGAAACGGGCCAGATCCGTTCCCGTCCCCTGGGTCAGATTGCGGTGGACGTGACGCTCACGGCCCCAGAGGAGGATGTGACACTCGTCGCCGGCACCTTGACGTGGGCGTGGGTGCCGGCGGAACGGCTCGCGGAGGAGGGCGAGCGCTGA
- a CDS encoding GNAT family N-acetyltransferase: MSLPRSFTVMPDAPAVRRATLDDAETLVHFNEAMAEETEDKTLDPETVRAGVRAVFDTSGQAFYLVAEREGTIVGSLMITTEWSDWRNADFWWIQSVYVRSSSRRTGVYSALHREVRRRARAADGVCGLRLYVEQDNAAAQAAYETLGMSEPPYQMYEEVL; the protein is encoded by the coding sequence ATGAGTCTCCCACGCAGCTTCACCGTCATGCCGGACGCCCCCGCCGTACGCCGCGCTACTCTTGATGACGCCGAGACGCTCGTGCACTTCAACGAGGCAATGGCGGAAGAGACCGAGGACAAGACGCTTGACCCCGAGACTGTGCGGGCCGGTGTGCGGGCCGTGTTCGACACGTCCGGGCAGGCATTCTATCTCGTCGCGGAGCGGGAGGGGACGATTGTCGGAAGCCTGATGATCACAACCGAGTGGAGCGACTGGCGCAACGCAGACTTCTGGTGGATTCAGAGTGTGTACGTGCGTTCTTCGTCGCGGCGGACGGGTGTCTATTCCGCCCTTCACCGTGAGGTGCGCCGGCGGGCCCGTGCGGCCGACGGCGTGTGTGGGCTCCGTCTCTATGTAGAGCAGGACAACGCGGCGGCCCAGGCGGCGTACGAGACACTGGGGATGAGCGAGCCGCCGTATCAGATGTACGAAGAGGTGCTGTAG
- a CDS encoding histidine triad nucleotide-binding protein, with product MSEKTIFQRIIDGEEDADIVHEDDRCVAFHDINPEAPTHILIVPRKPIPSLDDLDTEDKDLVGHLFVVARELAQEEGLRDGYRTVINCGDDGGQSVWHLHLHLLGGRRMSWPPG from the coding sequence ATGTCCGAGAAGACCATCTTCCAACGCATCATTGACGGTGAAGAAGACGCCGATATCGTCCACGAGGACGACCGGTGCGTGGCCTTTCACGATATCAATCCGGAGGCGCCCACGCACATCCTCATCGTTCCCCGCAAGCCGATTCCGTCGCTCGACGACCTGGACACGGAGGACAAAGACCTGGTCGGGCACCTATTTGTAGTGGCCCGGGAACTGGCCCAGGAGGAAGGGCTGCGTGATGGCTACCGCACGGTCATCAATTGTGGAGACGACGGTGGACAGTCGGTGTGGCACCTCCATCTCCATCTCCTCGGAGGGCGCCGCATGAGCTGGCCCCCAGGGTGA
- a CDS encoding thioesterase domain-containing protein, with amino-acid sequence MPNPSLKDTALDELERLITEKMPITEHLEFELAADEQGRLRASAPLKPNANHMGSAFGGSLSMLATVTGWAMMHQLVQDAMHDAMEDMRERVEVMIQESDIEYLQPVYENISVVCEPPDEDAQERFQEMLDRWGRARIELECKINEAGERAVTFIGQYVALDRGEEQGDGAPFHMESCDPADM; translated from the coding sequence ATGCCCAATCCGTCGCTCAAGGACACCGCTCTCGACGAACTGGAGCGCCTTATCACCGAGAAGATGCCCATTACGGAGCATCTCGAGTTCGAGCTTGCCGCGGACGAGCAGGGACGCCTGCGCGCCTCCGCGCCCCTGAAGCCGAACGCCAACCACATGGGCAGCGCGTTCGGGGGCAGCCTCAGCATGTTGGCCACGGTCACCGGCTGGGCGATGATGCACCAGCTCGTGCAGGACGCGATGCACGACGCGATGGAGGACATGCGCGAACGGGTCGAGGTCATGATCCAGGAGAGTGACATCGAGTACCTCCAGCCCGTCTACGAAAACATCTCGGTGGTCTGCGAGCCCCCGGACGAGGACGCCCAAGAGCGGTTTCAGGAAATGCTGGACCGCTGGGGGCGGGCACGGATCGAGTTGGAGTGCAAGATCAACGAGGCGGGGGAGCGGGCCGTCACCTTCATCGGCCAATACGTGGCCCTCGACCGGGGCGAGGAGCAAGGCGACGGCGCTCCATTTCACATGGAGAGTTGTGACCCCGCAGACATGTAG
- the folE gene encoding GTP cyclohydrolase I FolE produces the protein MAEKKIQSSGLRTNGSADGMPPKLYERRDIYDEETSKALGEHIEAILDILGEDTDREGLDDTPERVARAYQFLMHGYALDPKDILRQALFEEAYDEMILVKDIEVYSMCEHHMLPFYGKAHVAYIPDGQIVGLSKIPRTVEVFARRLQVQERLTLQIRNAIDEVVDPMGTAVVIEAKHLCMMMRGAEKQNSATTTSSVSGEFNNHATRDEFMRLIGATE, from the coding sequence ATGGCTGAGAAAAAGATTCAATCGAGCGGGCTGCGCACCAACGGCTCCGCCGACGGCATGCCGCCGAAGCTCTACGAGCGACGCGACATCTACGATGAAGAAACGTCCAAGGCCCTCGGCGAGCACATCGAGGCCATTCTCGACATCCTAGGCGAAGACACAGATCGGGAGGGCCTCGACGACACCCCTGAGCGCGTCGCCCGTGCCTACCAATTTTTGATGCACGGGTACGCCCTCGACCCGAAAGACATCCTGCGCCAGGCCCTCTTCGAAGAGGCCTACGACGAGATGATCCTCGTCAAGGACATCGAGGTGTACTCGATGTGCGAGCACCACATGCTGCCATTCTACGGCAAGGCCCATGTGGCCTACATCCCGGACGGCCAGATTGTGGGGCTCAGCAAAATCCCGCGGACGGTTGAGGTCTTTGCCCGGCGCCTGCAGGTGCAGGAACGCCTCACCCTCCAGATCCGAAACGCCATCGACGAGGTGGTCGATCCCATGGGAACGGCCGTCGTCATTGAGGCGAAGCACCTCTGCATGATGATGCGAGGGGCCGAAAAGCAGAACTCGGCGACCACGACCAGCTCGGTAAGCGGCGAGTTCAACAACCACGCCACCCGAGACGAGTTTATGCGTCTTATCGGCGCCACCGAGTAG
- a CDS encoding M20/M25/M40 family metallo-hydrolase gives MSLNIDLDSVGDPLADLVRIDSTNPALGADGHGAGETELAAAIATRMRDIGLEVDHWEPAPGRPNVVGVLPGDGDGRSLMWNAHTDTVGVEGMDTPFTPVRQNGRLYGRGAQDMKGSLVAQLIAARVLRESDASLSGDVIVAAVADEEHKSIGTEALLGRYDVDGAVVTEPTDLELVRAHKGFVWIDIRTQGRAAHGSRPAEGVDANMHMGRVLSELEALNQSLSSDGDHTLVGPPSLHAGPLRGGNAPSVYAAECRLRMERRTVPGESAGDALEEVQALLHELSEADDAFEAEAKVAFSRGALETPADAAIASAARAGLARTLDTDPPPDTGASFWTDAALLAAAGTETVVLGPKGAGLHTTEEWVDLDSVAQLAEVLVHTARRYCA, from the coding sequence ATGTCTCTCAACATCGACCTCGATTCGGTCGGAGATCCGCTCGCCGACCTCGTGCGCATCGACTCGACAAACCCTGCGCTCGGGGCAGACGGACACGGAGCGGGGGAGACGGAACTCGCCGCCGCCATTGCCACGCGGATGCGCGACATCGGGCTTGAAGTGGACCACTGGGAACCAGCCCCCGGGCGTCCCAACGTCGTCGGGGTTCTTCCGGGGGACGGCGACGGCCGTTCATTGATGTGGAATGCCCATACGGACACCGTGGGCGTCGAGGGCATGGACACCCCTTTCACCCCCGTCCGGCAGAACGGACGCCTCTACGGGCGCGGCGCCCAGGACATGAAGGGCAGCCTCGTGGCCCAATTGATCGCTGCACGTGTCCTCCGGGAGTCTGACGCGTCGCTCTCCGGGGATGTGATCGTCGCCGCGGTGGCCGACGAGGAGCACAAGAGCATCGGCACCGAGGCACTCCTGGGCCGCTACGACGTCGACGGCGCCGTCGTCACGGAGCCGACGGACCTGGAGCTCGTCCGCGCCCACAAGGGCTTCGTATGGATTGACATCCGGACGCAGGGCCGCGCCGCGCATGGCTCGCGCCCCGCCGAGGGCGTCGACGCCAACATGCACATGGGCCGTGTTCTTTCGGAATTGGAGGCGCTCAACCAGTCTCTTTCCTCCGACGGGGACCACACGCTCGTCGGCCCGCCCTCTCTCCACGCGGGCCCGCTCCGGGGCGGCAACGCCCCAAGCGTGTACGCGGCCGAGTGCCGTCTGCGGATGGAGCGCCGCACCGTGCCGGGCGAGTCCGCCGGGGACGCTTTGGAAGAGGTCCAGGCCCTTCTGCACGAGCTCAGCGAAGCGGACGACGCCTTCGAGGCGGAGGCCAAAGTCGCGTTCTCGAGAGGGGCGCTCGAAACGCCCGCGGACGCCGCCATCGCCTCTGCCGCGCGTGCAGGTCTGGCTCGCACCCTCGATACCGATCCCCCTCCAGACACGGGCGCGTCGTTCTGGACGGACGCGGCCCTCCTGGCCGCCGCCGGCACCGAGACCGTCGTCCTGGGCCCGAAAGGGGCCGGCCTCCACACCACGGAGGAGTGGGTTGACCTTGACTCGGTGGCGCAGCTCGCAGAGGTGCTGGTCCACACGGCCCGCCGGTACTGCGCGTAG
- the nfi gene encoding deoxyribonuclease V (cleaves DNA at apurinic or apyrimidinic sites) — translation MNESLPQSHDWNVSTDEAKRIQRRLASEVTERALPDGVETVAGIDVSVRDDMAQAAVSVLQLPELNVVDEAVHRCEVPFPYVPGLLSFREMPAVLPALERLRATPDVFVTDSHGAAHPRRFGLACHLGVLLDVPAVGVAKSILIGAPQGELSPEKGSRVPLVDDGETIGTVLRTRTDVNPVYVSIGHRCTLDGAAALMLECSPRYKIPEPTRQAHKLSRADG, via the coding sequence ATGAACGAGTCCCTTCCGCAGTCCCACGACTGGAATGTCTCGACCGATGAGGCCAAGCGCATCCAGCGCCGATTGGCGTCGGAGGTGACTGAGAGGGCCCTGCCGGACGGGGTCGAGACCGTCGCTGGGATCGATGTGAGCGTGCGCGACGACATGGCTCAGGCGGCCGTCTCCGTGCTTCAGTTGCCAGAGCTGAACGTGGTCGACGAGGCGGTTCACCGCTGCGAGGTGCCGTTTCCGTACGTGCCGGGCCTGCTCAGCTTTCGCGAGATGCCGGCCGTGCTCCCCGCGCTCGAGCGGCTTCGCGCGACGCCGGACGTGTTCGTGACCGACAGCCACGGGGCGGCCCATCCGCGTCGCTTTGGGCTGGCCTGCCACCTCGGCGTACTGCTCGACGTGCCGGCGGTCGGCGTCGCGAAGTCGATTCTGATTGGGGCGCCGCAGGGGGAGCTTAGCCCCGAGAAGGGCAGTCGCGTGCCGTTGGTCGACGACGGGGAGACGATCGGGACGGTGCTCCGGACGCGGACGGACGTGAACCCGGTTTACGTGAGCATCGGCCACCGCTGCACGCTCGACGGCGCGGCGGCCCTGATGCTGGAGTGCAGTCCTCGGTACAAGATTCCGGAGCCGACCCGCCAGGCGCACAAGCTGAGCCGGGCGGACGGGTAG
- the rpmI gene encoding 50S ribosomal protein L35, whose product MPKMKSHSGAKKRFKTTGNGKIKRKKANKGHLLTKKNAKRKRQLRKSVVVDDKANRDRVKRMLST is encoded by the coding sequence ATGCCCAAGATGAAATCCCACAGCGGTGCCAAGAAGCGCTTTAAGACGACCGGAAACGGCAAGATCAAGCGCAAGAAGGCAAACAAGGGGCACCTGCTAACCAAGAAAAATGCGAAGCGCAAGCGCCAGCTGCGCAAGAGCGTAGTCGTCGATGACAAGGCGAACCGGGATCGGGTTAAGCGCATGCTGTCCACGTAG
- the pheS gene encoding phenylalanine--tRNA ligase subunit alpha yields MPDEIDQLREQIEAESIESAEDAEAFRIEYLGRNQGAIPDLFDQIGDLPPEERPEFGRRLNALKDRAQERIDEAEARLERQKQAGGPDIDLTLPGRRGFRGSTHPLTQTLDEILRILRGLGFSTHEGPEIETDWHNFTALNFPPDHPARDMQDTFFLEDPPEETEPRVLRTHTSPGQIRIMETQAPPIRVAVPGRVYRNEAISYKSFCLFHQVELLYVDEDVTMAQLKQVLYSLARALFGEDVTLRFRPSYFPFTEPSAEVDVWWDDEDDEDGGQWMEILGCGMVHPNVFESVDVDPERYTGYAVGMGVERMAMLRHGIDDIRIFYENDVRFLEQF; encoded by the coding sequence ATGCCCGACGAAATCGACCAGCTCCGTGAACAGATTGAGGCCGAATCGATCGAGAGCGCCGAGGACGCCGAGGCCTTTCGCATTGAGTACCTCGGTCGCAATCAGGGCGCAATCCCAGACCTGTTCGATCAGATCGGCGACCTTCCCCCGGAGGAACGCCCCGAGTTCGGAAGGCGCCTCAACGCCCTGAAGGACCGCGCTCAGGAGCGAATCGACGAGGCGGAGGCGCGCCTTGAGCGTCAGAAGCAGGCGGGCGGGCCCGACATCGACCTCACCCTGCCGGGCCGACGCGGCTTCAGGGGATCGACGCATCCACTCACGCAGACGCTCGACGAGATTCTGCGCATCCTGCGTGGGCTCGGTTTTTCCACCCACGAGGGGCCGGAGATCGAGACCGACTGGCACAACTTCACGGCCCTCAACTTTCCGCCCGACCACCCGGCGCGGGACATGCAGGACACCTTCTTCCTCGAAGACCCGCCCGAAGAGACGGAGCCCCGCGTCCTTCGCACCCACACCTCGCCGGGCCAGATCCGGATCATGGAGACCCAGGCGCCGCCCATTCGGGTCGCGGTGCCGGGGCGCGTGTACCGCAACGAAGCGATTTCGTACAAGTCGTTCTGTCTCTTCCACCAGGTGGAGCTGCTGTACGTGGACGAGGACGTGACGATGGCTCAGCTCAAGCAGGTACTCTACAGCCTTGCCCGCGCGCTCTTCGGGGAGGACGTGACGCTTCGCTTCCGCCCCAGCTACTTTCCCTTCACCGAGCCGAGCGCTGAAGTGGACGTCTGGTGGGACGATGAGGACGACGAGGACGGCGGACAGTGGATGGAAATTTTGGGCTGCGGCATGGTGCATCCCAACGTCTTCGAGTCGGTCGATGTGGACCCCGAGCGGTACACCGGCTACGCAGTGGGCATGGGCGTGGAGCGGATGGCCATGCTTCGGCACGGCATCGACGACATCCGGATCTTCTACGAGAATGATGTGCGGTTCCTAGAGCAATTCTAG
- a CDS encoding SDR family oxidoreductase: protein MIAVVTGASQGIGQAIGEAFAEQYDARVALVSRTRTALEQTADACRARGGTPLVLPTDVTDDAAVTDMAGAVHEEWGPPDVLVNNAGAFTHVPLDELTLEGFRDQIDVNLTSAFAVTTAFLPAMRERGEGHLFFMGSVASLMAYPGNAGYCAAKHGLRGFARTVREETKDEGLRVTTVLPGATDTPTWAGSGISKDRFMAPEDVAQSVVDAYRLSDRTVLEELLLRPQEGDV from the coding sequence ATGATCGCCGTCGTCACGGGCGCGAGCCAGGGCATCGGGCAGGCCATCGGGGAGGCCTTCGCCGAGCAATACGATGCACGAGTGGCCCTGGTGTCGCGGACCCGCACGGCACTGGAGCAGACTGCCGACGCCTGTCGGGCGCGGGGCGGCACGCCACTCGTGCTTCCGACCGACGTGACCGACGACGCGGCGGTGACCGACATGGCGGGGGCGGTGCACGAAGAGTGGGGCCCGCCGGACGTGCTGGTCAACAACGCCGGGGCGTTCACCCACGTGCCCCTCGACGAGCTGACCCTGGAGGGATTCCGCGATCAGATTGACGTCAACCTCACGAGCGCCTTCGCCGTGACGACGGCGTTCCTGCCCGCGATGCGCGAACGGGGCGAGGGGCACCTCTTCTTCATGGGCTCGGTGGCGTCCCTGATGGCCTACCCCGGCAACGCCGGTTACTGTGCCGCCAAACATGGCCTCCGCGGATTCGCCCGGACCGTGCGCGAGGAGACGAAGGACGAAGGCCTCCGCGTAACCACGGTGCTGCCCGGTGCCACCGACACGCCTACCTGGGCGGGAAGCGGCATTTCGAAGGATCGATTCATGGCCCCGGAGGACGTGGCCCAATCCGTGGTGGACGCCTACCGCCTCTCCGACCGCACGGTGCTCGAGGAGCTGCTCCTCCGGCCGCAGGAAGGAGACGTGTAG
- the rplT gene encoding 50S ribosomal protein L20 produces MPRATNKPATRRRRKKILNKAKGYWGRRSKVYKVAKHAVEKGLQYAYRDRRQKKRRFRRLWITRINAATRQHDVSYSQFMGQYRKSDLDMNRKVLADLAVHDPDAFEQVVDHVME; encoded by the coding sequence ATGCCGCGCGCAACGAACAAGCCGGCGACCCGTCGGCGACGCAAGAAAATTCTGAATAAGGCGAAGGGCTACTGGGGCCGTCGGAGCAAGGTCTACAAGGTGGCCAAGCACGCGGTCGAAAAGGGCCTCCAGTACGCCTACCGGGACCGTCGCCAGAAGAAGCGCCGGTTTCGGCGGCTGTGGATCACCCGCATCAACGCCGCGACGCGCCAGCACGACGTGAGCTACTCCCAGTTCATGGGCCAGTACCGGAAGTCGGATCTGGACATGAACCGGAAGGTGCTTGCCGACCTGGCCGTTCATGACCCGGACGCCTTCGAGCAGGTTGTAGACCACGTGATGGAGTGA
- the infC gene encoding translation initiation factor IF-3: protein MLELDIRSTRTEFFTIPEFFSRKTPNPAIADVDKLRVNQEIRADEVRVVEPDGDHDVVPTGEALDRARNHELDLVEVAPDADPPVCKILDYGKYRYEKQKEEQRRRKKSKSMEMKELRFRPRTEEHDFNFKVDHAREFLEDGNKVKAYVQFKGRDIVYKDQGMDLLRRMIEELQEIARIDQQPEMEGRRMVMILAPHKNK from the coding sequence GTGCTGGAGCTCGACATTCGCTCCACACGGACCGAGTTTTTCACTATCCCCGAGTTCTTCTCTCGAAAAACCCCCAACCCCGCTATTGCTGACGTCGATAAACTCCGCGTAAACCAAGAAATTCGTGCCGACGAGGTCCGTGTAGTCGAGCCCGACGGCGACCACGACGTGGTCCCGACCGGAGAGGCCCTCGACCGCGCTCGCAACCACGAACTCGATCTCGTGGAGGTTGCGCCGGACGCCGACCCGCCCGTCTGTAAGATCCTCGACTACGGCAAGTACCGCTACGAAAAGCAAAAGGAGGAGCAGCGGCGCCGGAAGAAGTCGAAGTCGATGGAGATGAAGGAGCTTCGCTTCCGGCCCCGGACCGAGGAGCACGACTTCAACTTCAAGGTCGATCACGCCCGCGAATTCCTGGAAGACGGCAACAAGGTCAAGGCGTACGTCCAGTTCAAGGGGCGCGACATCGTCTACAAGGACCAGGGAATGGACCTGCTGCGCCGGATGATTGAGGAGCTCCAGGAGATTGCCCGCATCGACCAGCAGCCGGAAATGGAAGGCCGGCGGATGGTCATGATCCTCGCCCCACACAAGAACAAGTAG
- the thrS gene encoding threonine--tRNA ligase, with product MAEIDETSIDITLPDGSTQTHPAGTTGLEVAEGIGAGLARDALAIKVNGEVRDLDRPITEDAEIAILTWDDEEGKQTFWHSSAHLMAEALQALYPEVKFTIGPPIDQGFYYDVDLGDQTLSADELEKIEEKMVELARRDAKYERHEVSKADAVKHYEEEGNEYKLELIEGLEEGEISFYQQGEFTDLCRGPHIPSTGDIKAPKLLSVAGAYWRGDETNPQLTRIYGITFPKQKLLEDFLERRRKAKERDHRKLGKELNLFAFDTEQVGPGLPMWLPKGTTLRQTLRGVLQQEQVKQGYKPVCTPHIGRLDLYRTSGHYPHYEDDQFPPMVTGQGDDGEEDGYLLKPMNCPHHVKIYQNDHHSYRDLPVRLAEFGTVYRQEQTGELGGLTRVRGFTQDDAHIFCTPGQVKDEFKSVIDLTLKVLDALGFEEFEAQISLRDPDDTEKYTGRDALWTRAEQDIREAVAETDLDAYEEPGEAAFYGPKLDFMVEDALGRAWQLGTIQVDYNLPERFELTYVDEHDERKRPVMIHRAPFGSLERFIGVLIEHCGGKFPTWLAPTQVQIIPVGDDFVDYAQEVAATLRADDVRVEIDTSDETVGYKIREAETQKVPYMLVVGGDEEEDGTVSVRSHADGPQGTVSVQDFLDRIGPEFEPTLD from the coding sequence ATGGCCGAAATCGACGAGACGAGCATCGACATCACCCTCCCGGACGGCTCCACGCAAACCCATCCGGCGGGCACGACGGGGCTTGAGGTGGCCGAGGGCATCGGTGCCGGTCTGGCCCGCGACGCGCTGGCCATCAAGGTGAACGGCGAGGTGCGCGATTTGGACCGCCCCATCACCGAGGACGCTGAGATCGCGATCCTCACGTGGGACGACGAGGAGGGCAAGCAAACCTTCTGGCATTCCTCCGCCCACCTCATGGCGGAGGCGCTGCAGGCGCTCTATCCGGAGGTCAAGTTCACAATCGGGCCGCCCATCGACCAAGGCTTCTACTACGACGTGGACCTGGGCGACCAGACGCTCTCCGCCGACGAGCTGGAGAAGATCGAAGAGAAGATGGTCGAACTCGCCCGCCGCGACGCCAAATACGAGCGGCACGAGGTCTCGAAGGCGGACGCGGTCAAGCACTACGAGGAGGAGGGCAACGAGTACAAGCTGGAGCTGATCGAGGGCCTGGAGGAGGGCGAGATTTCCTTCTATCAGCAGGGCGAGTTCACCGACCTCTGCCGCGGCCCACACATCCCGTCGACCGGGGACATCAAGGCGCCGAAGCTGCTGTCGGTGGCCGGCGCGTACTGGCGCGGGGACGAGACGAACCCGCAGCTCACCCGCATCTACGGAATCACCTTCCCCAAGCAGAAACTGCTGGAAGATTTTCTGGAGCGGCGCCGGAAGGCGAAGGAACGCGACCACCGCAAGCTCGGCAAGGAGCTAAACCTCTTTGCCTTCGACACCGAGCAGGTGGGCCCCGGCCTGCCCATGTGGCTGCCCAAGGGCACGACGCTGCGGCAGACGCTCCGCGGGGTCCTGCAGCAGGAGCAGGTGAAGCAGGGCTACAAACCGGTCTGCACCCCTCACATCGGGCGGCTCGACCTCTACCGCACCAGCGGGCACTACCCGCACTACGAGGACGACCAGTTCCCGCCGATGGTGACCGGACAGGGGGACGACGGCGAGGAGGACGGCTACCTCCTCAAGCCGATGAACTGCCCGCACCACGTCAAGATCTACCAGAACGACCACCACTCGTACCGGGACCTCCCGGTGCGGCTGGCCGAATTCGGGACCGTCTACCGCCAGGAGCAGACCGGCGAGCTCGGCGGGCTGACCCGTGTGCGCGGCTTCACGCAGGACGACGCGCACATCTTCTGCACCCCCGGGCAGGTCAAAGACGAGTTCAAGTCCGTCATCGACCTCACCCTGAAGGTGCTCGACGCCCTGGGCTTCGAGGAATTCGAGGCGCAGATCTCGCTCCGCGATCCCGACGACACCGAAAAGTACACGGGCCGCGATGCGCTCTGGACCCGCGCCGAGCAGGACATCCGCGAGGCCGTCGCCGAAACGGACCTCGACGCTTATGAAGAGCCGGGCGAGGCCGCCTTCTACGGGCCGAAGCTTGACTTCATGGTGGAGGACGCGCTGGGCCGCGCCTGGCAGCTCGGCACCATCCAGGTCGACTACAACCTGCCGGAGCGCTTCGAGCTGACGTACGTCGACGAGCACGACGAGCGGAAGCGGCCGGTGATGATCCACCGCGCCCCGTTCGGGTCGCTGGAGCGCTTCATTGGCGTGCTGATCGAGCACTGTGGGGGTAAGTTCCCCACCTGGCTCGCCCCGACGCAGGTGCAAATCATTCCGGTAGGCGACGATTTCGTCGACTACGCCCAAGAGGTAGCAGCCACCCTCCGCGCCGACGACGTGCGCGTCGAGATCGATACGTCCGACGAGACGGTCGGCTACAAGATCCGCGAGGCCGAGACTCAGAAGGTCCCCTACATGCTCGTCGTGGGTGGGGACGAGGAAGAAGACGGCACCGTCTCGGTCCGCTCTCACGCCGACGGCCCACAGGGCACCGTTTCGGTCCAGGACTTTCTCGACCGCATCGGTCCGGAGTTCGAACCAACACTCGATTAG
- a CDS encoding 6-pyruvoyl trahydropterin synthase family protein produces MSTVYITRKVHFNAAHRLHNPEKSDAWNEETYGKDNNPNWHGHNYELEVTVAGEPDPETGYVVDLGILKDILHDRVLDKVDHQNLNLEVDFMDGVIPSSENFAIAIWNEIEDALPNGELHCVRLYETPRNFVEYRGE; encoded by the coding sequence ATGTCCACCGTTTACATCACCCGTAAGGTCCACTTCAATGCCGCCCATCGGCTTCATAATCCTGAGAAGTCAGATGCGTGGAACGAGGAGACCTACGGAAAGGATAACAATCCGAACTGGCACGGCCACAACTACGAGCTGGAAGTGACGGTGGCCGGCGAGCCAGACCCCGAGACCGGGTACGTGGTCGACCTGGGCATCCTGAAGGACATTCTCCACGATCGGGTGCTCGACAAGGTAGACCACCAGAACCTGAACCTGGAGGTCGATTTCATGGACGGGGTGATCCCGTCGAGCGAAAACTTTGCGATCGCCATCTGGAACGAAATTGAAGACGCACTTCCCAACGGGGAGCTCCACTGCGTACGACTGTACGAGACCCCTCGCAACTTCGTGGAATACCGGGGCGAGTAG